Proteins found in one Drosophila innubila isolate TH190305 chromosome X, UK_Dinn_1.0, whole genome shotgun sequence genomic segment:
- the LOC117794249 gene encoding bleomycin hydrolase isoform X1 has product MFMPFKKLTVYRFTRSMKLQQVAKAAATATDNNIIPGGGNSSSNNNTGASHIGFKDASSSAITEELLKKWRENFYSEPKNLLAQNVCSRVDPFDVCLSRKALETTNHVFNYKVETEGKPITNQRSSGRCWLFAALNCIRLPFMKNYNLDEFEFSQAFLFYWDKIERCNYFLNNIVKTAQRGEKVDGRLVSFLLLDPTSDGGQWDMLVNLIIKHGLMPKKCFPESFSCESSIRLNAILKSKLREYARHLRVLLERQPSEQEIASKIQEQMAEIYKVVGICLGIPAETFTWEYYDKSKNYQSIGPISSLEFYERYVKPHFNVEDKVCLVTDPRPTSSYDQAYTVDCLGNVVGGRPVLYNNQSVELLLAMVTKSLKAGEAVWFGCEVSKRFASKQGIEDVDVHDFKLVFDIDIQTTFSKADRLIYGESAMTHAMVFTAVSVDKNGVAHKLRVENSWGEDRGEKGYLVMCADWFREFGFEVVVDKKYVPEDVMRVFDMDPIVLPAWDPMGTLAQ; this is encoded by the exons atgtttatgc cttttaaaaaacttaCGGTGTATCGGTTTACCCGCTCAATGAAGCTTCAACAGGTGGCgaaagcagctgcaactgcaa CTGACAACAATATCATCCCAGgaggcggcaacagcagcagcaataacaacaccGGCGCCAGCCATATCGGTTTTAAAGATGCAAGCAGTAGCGCCATAACGGAGGAGCTACTTAAGAAATGGCGTGAGAATTTTTATAGCGAACCGAAGAATCTGCTGGCGCAGAATGTCTGCTCCCGGGTAGATCCCTTCGATGTGTGCCTGTCCCGCAAGGCACTGGAGACGACCAATCATGTGTTCAACTACAAGGTGGAAACGGAGGGCAAACCGATTACCAATCAACGCAGCTCGGGACGCTGCTGGCTGTTTGCAGCACTCAATTGCATACGCCTGCCCTTCATGAAAAACTACAATCTGGATGAATTTGAGTTCTCTCAAGCGTTCCTCTTTTACTGGGACAAAATCGAGCGATGCAACTATTTTCTCAACAATATCGTGAAAACGGCACAACGCGGCGAGAAGGTTGATGGCCGATTGGTATCGTTTTTGCTGCTCGATCCCACCTCTGATGGCGGACAGTGGGATATGCTGGTCAATCTAATAATCAAACACGGTCTAATGCCAAAGAAATGTTTTCCAGAGAGCTTTAGCTGCGAGTCCAGCATACGTCTAAATGCCATACTGAAGAGCAag CTGCGCGAATATGCGCGCCACTTGCGAGTGTTGTTGGAACGACAGCCAAGTGAGCAGGAAATTGCCAGCAAGATACAGGAACAAATGGCCGAGATTTACAAAGTGGTTGGCATTTGCTTGGGCATTCCAGCCGAAACTTTCACCTGGGAGTACTATGACAAATCAAAGAACTATCAGTCAATTGGGCCAATCAGTTCTCTAGAGTTCTACGAGCGTTATGTAAAACCGCATTTCAATGTCGAGGACAAGGTGTGCCTCGTTACCGATCCGCGTCCTACTAGCAGCTACGATCAAGCCTACACGGTCGACTGTTTAGGTAATGTAGTCGGCGGTCGACCTGTCCTATACAACAATCAGTCCGTCGAACTATTGCTGGCCATGGTCACAAAATCGTTGAAAGCGGGTGAGGCTGTCTGGTTTGGCTGTGAGGTTAGCAAGCGTTTCGCCTCCAAGCAAGGCATTGAGGATGTTGATGT CCACGATTTCAAGCTGGTCTTCGACATCGATATACAAACAACATTCTCCAAAGCGGATCGTCTTATCTATGGTGAATCAGCTATGACGCATGCCATGGTCTTTACTGCCGTCTCTGTAGAT AAAAACGGCGTTGCGCATAAGCTGCGTGTAGAGAACTCCTGGGGTGAAGATCGTGGTGAAAAGGGCTATCTGGTCATGTGCGCCGATTGGTTTAGGGAGTTCGGCTTCGAGGTGGTTGTCGATAAGAAGTATGTGCCCGAGGATGTGATGCGTGTCTTTGACATGGATCCTATTGTACTGCCTGCCTGGGATCCCATGGGCACGCTGGCACAGTAA
- the LOC117794250 gene encoding uncharacterized protein LOC117794250: MRKLQIQVLTRDGRKSIYETDRFRNVADLKKRIGRTMNVPMAFSRLTYKGRLLTNGSILEDEGVKRMSTLELHWQPLVLTPKQYREKELELDKQDLKQRHVSRIVDSYDQTVKKGIQDRTPSAVRRTCDQLKDKRSPSSDDIKEPQQQQPREHEPEEQSSASSDELDFLAAYWCCPKSDSKKRSKAVDYEPNIKKQDSNANLRADAKKLDIICELQSSVSCSEHSCNKLKEADDDLLVELLEQRCLGCKHQPFRTGIRLTAGRMSHSIISNIRKNIKNCKK, from the coding sequence ATGCGCAAACTACAGATTCAAGTGCTCACACGTGATGGTCGTAAGAGCATCTATGAGACGGATCGCTTTCGGAATGTGGCTGACTTAAAGAAACGAATTGGTCGCACCATGAACGTGCCAATGGCGTTCAGCAGGCTGACATATAAGGGACGGTTGCTGACTAACGGTAGCATCCTGGAGGATGAAGGGGTCAAGCGCATGTCCACGCTGGAGTTACACTGGCAGCCGCTGGTGCTGACGCCCAAGCAGTATCGCGAGaaggagttggagctggacAAGCAGGATCTGAAGCAGCGCCATGTGTCACGCATTGTCGACAGCTACGACCAGACAGTCAAGAAGGGCATCCAAGATCGCACTCCCAGTGCTGTTCGCCGCACATGCGATCAATTGAAGGACAAACGTTCGCCCAGCTCCGATGACATAAAGGAgcctcagcagcaacagcccaGGGAGCATGAGCCTGAGGAGCAAAGCTCTGCATCTTCAGATGAATTGGATTTCCTGGCCGCATATTGGTGCTGCCCCAAAAGTGATAGCAAGAAGAGAAGCAAGGCCGTGGATTATGAGcccaatataaaaaaacaggACAGTAATGCCAATCTCAGAGCGGATGCTAAGAAGCTGGACATTATTTGTGAGCTTCAGAGTTCGGTTTCTTGCTCGGAGCACTCTTGCAATAAGCTCAAAGAAGCTGATGATGATCTGTTGGTCGAGCTTCTGGAGCAGCGCTGTCTGGGCTGCAAGCATCAACCATTCCGCACCGGAATACGCCTGACAGCTGGCCGAATGTCTCATAGTATCATCTCCAATATCAGGAAGAACATAAAGAATTGCAAGAAGTAA
- the LOC117794249 gene encoding bleomycin hydrolase isoform X3 gives MSDNNIIPGGGNSSSNNNTGASHIGFKDASSSAITEELLKKWRENFYSEPKNLLAQNVCSRVDPFDVCLSRKALETTNHVFNYKVETEGKPITNQRSSGRCWLFAALNCIRLPFMKNYNLDEFEFSQAFLFYWDKIERCNYFLNNIVKTAQRGEKVDGRLVSFLLLDPTSDGGQWDMLVNLIIKHGLMPKKCFPESFSCESSIRLNAILKSKLREYARHLRVLLERQPSEQEIASKIQEQMAEIYKVVGICLGIPAETFTWEYYDKSKNYQSIGPISSLEFYERYVKPHFNVEDKVCLVTDPRPTSSYDQAYTVDCLGNVVGGRPVLYNNQSVELLLAMVTKSLKAGEAVWFGCEVSKRFASKQGIEDVDVHDFKLVFDIDIQTTFSKADRLIYGESAMTHAMVFTAVSVDKNGVAHKLRVENSWGEDRGEKGYLVMCADWFREFGFEVVVDKKYVPEDVMRVFDMDPIVLPAWDPMGTLAQ, from the exons ATGT CTGACAACAATATCATCCCAGgaggcggcaacagcagcagcaataacaacaccGGCGCCAGCCATATCGGTTTTAAAGATGCAAGCAGTAGCGCCATAACGGAGGAGCTACTTAAGAAATGGCGTGAGAATTTTTATAGCGAACCGAAGAATCTGCTGGCGCAGAATGTCTGCTCCCGGGTAGATCCCTTCGATGTGTGCCTGTCCCGCAAGGCACTGGAGACGACCAATCATGTGTTCAACTACAAGGTGGAAACGGAGGGCAAACCGATTACCAATCAACGCAGCTCGGGACGCTGCTGGCTGTTTGCAGCACTCAATTGCATACGCCTGCCCTTCATGAAAAACTACAATCTGGATGAATTTGAGTTCTCTCAAGCGTTCCTCTTTTACTGGGACAAAATCGAGCGATGCAACTATTTTCTCAACAATATCGTGAAAACGGCACAACGCGGCGAGAAGGTTGATGGCCGATTGGTATCGTTTTTGCTGCTCGATCCCACCTCTGATGGCGGACAGTGGGATATGCTGGTCAATCTAATAATCAAACACGGTCTAATGCCAAAGAAATGTTTTCCAGAGAGCTTTAGCTGCGAGTCCAGCATACGTCTAAATGCCATACTGAAGAGCAag CTGCGCGAATATGCGCGCCACTTGCGAGTGTTGTTGGAACGACAGCCAAGTGAGCAGGAAATTGCCAGCAAGATACAGGAACAAATGGCCGAGATTTACAAAGTGGTTGGCATTTGCTTGGGCATTCCAGCCGAAACTTTCACCTGGGAGTACTATGACAAATCAAAGAACTATCAGTCAATTGGGCCAATCAGTTCTCTAGAGTTCTACGAGCGTTATGTAAAACCGCATTTCAATGTCGAGGACAAGGTGTGCCTCGTTACCGATCCGCGTCCTACTAGCAGCTACGATCAAGCCTACACGGTCGACTGTTTAGGTAATGTAGTCGGCGGTCGACCTGTCCTATACAACAATCAGTCCGTCGAACTATTGCTGGCCATGGTCACAAAATCGTTGAAAGCGGGTGAGGCTGTCTGGTTTGGCTGTGAGGTTAGCAAGCGTTTCGCCTCCAAGCAAGGCATTGAGGATGTTGATGT CCACGATTTCAAGCTGGTCTTCGACATCGATATACAAACAACATTCTCCAAAGCGGATCGTCTTATCTATGGTGAATCAGCTATGACGCATGCCATGGTCTTTACTGCCGTCTCTGTAGAT AAAAACGGCGTTGCGCATAAGCTGCGTGTAGAGAACTCCTGGGGTGAAGATCGTGGTGAAAAGGGCTATCTGGTCATGTGCGCCGATTGGTTTAGGGAGTTCGGCTTCGAGGTGGTTGTCGATAAGAAGTATGTGCCCGAGGATGTGATGCGTGTCTTTGACATGGATCCTATTGTACTGCCTGCCTGGGATCCCATGGGCACGCTGGCACAGTAA
- the LOC117794251 gene encoding uncharacterized protein F58A4.6 yields MTLMVCVCDYWQHRHYYNRRSIQQAAGDAGKGKDNFVRRLPLQLDAITANYWLRELLQQKVLSERLEREHGVQLLWLALCPPERDTIDYKWSDMLAHTIWEHIEVEHLMSWLSTLGGGFSALGEQFERCAETAGKISLQQLTIGLRLGDPFLQARCKLYYSISLIQRGQLRQAKHLIRTQYRFALQHKEFDQRLMRMCLGIWLRLRFEYEERRSRRELEHPY; encoded by the exons ATGACACTAATGGTGTGTGTCTGTGACTATTGGCAACACCGCCACTACTACAATCGTAGGTCAATTCAGCAAGCGGCTGGTGACGCCGGCAAGGGTAAGGATAACTTCGTACGTCGACTGCCATTGCAGCTAGATGCCATCACTGCCAACTACTGGCTGCGTGAGCTGCTCCAACAGAAGGTGCTGAGTGAAAGGCTAGAGCGTGAGCATGGCGTTCAGCTGTTATGGTTAGCATTGTGTCCGCCAGAGCGCGACACAATCGACTACAAGTGGTCGGATATGTTGGCCCATACAATATGGGAACACATTGAAGTTGAGCACTTGATGTCCTGGCTTTCCACACTAGGTGGCGGCTTCTCAGCACTGGGCGAACAGTTTGAGAGATGT GCCGAGACGGCTGGCAAAATCTCGCTGCAACAGCTGACGATTGGTCTGCGTCTGGGTGATCCGTTCCTGCAAGCGCGTTGCAAGCTATACTACAGCATATCGTTAATCCAGCGCGGCCAACTGCGCCAGGCCAAGCATCTAATCCGCACCCAATACCGATTTGCGCTCCAGCACAAGGAGTTCGACCAGCGCCTAATGCGCATGTGCCTCGGGATTTGGCTGCGTCTGCGATTTGAGTATGAGGAGCGCAGGAGTCGTCGAGAATTGGAGCACCCTtactga
- the LOC117794249 gene encoding bleomycin hydrolase isoform X2, translated as MLTPQYNNNDNETDNNIIPGGGNSSSNNNTGASHIGFKDASSSAITEELLKKWRENFYSEPKNLLAQNVCSRVDPFDVCLSRKALETTNHVFNYKVETEGKPITNQRSSGRCWLFAALNCIRLPFMKNYNLDEFEFSQAFLFYWDKIERCNYFLNNIVKTAQRGEKVDGRLVSFLLLDPTSDGGQWDMLVNLIIKHGLMPKKCFPESFSCESSIRLNAILKSKLREYARHLRVLLERQPSEQEIASKIQEQMAEIYKVVGICLGIPAETFTWEYYDKSKNYQSIGPISSLEFYERYVKPHFNVEDKVCLVTDPRPTSSYDQAYTVDCLGNVVGGRPVLYNNQSVELLLAMVTKSLKAGEAVWFGCEVSKRFASKQGIEDVDVHDFKLVFDIDIQTTFSKADRLIYGESAMTHAMVFTAVSVDKNGVAHKLRVENSWGEDRGEKGYLVMCADWFREFGFEVVVDKKYVPEDVMRVFDMDPIVLPAWDPMGTLAQ; from the exons ATGCTGACTCCCcaatataacaacaacgacaacgaaa CTGACAACAATATCATCCCAGgaggcggcaacagcagcagcaataacaacaccGGCGCCAGCCATATCGGTTTTAAAGATGCAAGCAGTAGCGCCATAACGGAGGAGCTACTTAAGAAATGGCGTGAGAATTTTTATAGCGAACCGAAGAATCTGCTGGCGCAGAATGTCTGCTCCCGGGTAGATCCCTTCGATGTGTGCCTGTCCCGCAAGGCACTGGAGACGACCAATCATGTGTTCAACTACAAGGTGGAAACGGAGGGCAAACCGATTACCAATCAACGCAGCTCGGGACGCTGCTGGCTGTTTGCAGCACTCAATTGCATACGCCTGCCCTTCATGAAAAACTACAATCTGGATGAATTTGAGTTCTCTCAAGCGTTCCTCTTTTACTGGGACAAAATCGAGCGATGCAACTATTTTCTCAACAATATCGTGAAAACGGCACAACGCGGCGAGAAGGTTGATGGCCGATTGGTATCGTTTTTGCTGCTCGATCCCACCTCTGATGGCGGACAGTGGGATATGCTGGTCAATCTAATAATCAAACACGGTCTAATGCCAAAGAAATGTTTTCCAGAGAGCTTTAGCTGCGAGTCCAGCATACGTCTAAATGCCATACTGAAGAGCAag CTGCGCGAATATGCGCGCCACTTGCGAGTGTTGTTGGAACGACAGCCAAGTGAGCAGGAAATTGCCAGCAAGATACAGGAACAAATGGCCGAGATTTACAAAGTGGTTGGCATTTGCTTGGGCATTCCAGCCGAAACTTTCACCTGGGAGTACTATGACAAATCAAAGAACTATCAGTCAATTGGGCCAATCAGTTCTCTAGAGTTCTACGAGCGTTATGTAAAACCGCATTTCAATGTCGAGGACAAGGTGTGCCTCGTTACCGATCCGCGTCCTACTAGCAGCTACGATCAAGCCTACACGGTCGACTGTTTAGGTAATGTAGTCGGCGGTCGACCTGTCCTATACAACAATCAGTCCGTCGAACTATTGCTGGCCATGGTCACAAAATCGTTGAAAGCGGGTGAGGCTGTCTGGTTTGGCTGTGAGGTTAGCAAGCGTTTCGCCTCCAAGCAAGGCATTGAGGATGTTGATGT CCACGATTTCAAGCTGGTCTTCGACATCGATATACAAACAACATTCTCCAAAGCGGATCGTCTTATCTATGGTGAATCAGCTATGACGCATGCCATGGTCTTTACTGCCGTCTCTGTAGAT AAAAACGGCGTTGCGCATAAGCTGCGTGTAGAGAACTCCTGGGGTGAAGATCGTGGTGAAAAGGGCTATCTGGTCATGTGCGCCGATTGGTTTAGGGAGTTCGGCTTCGAGGTGGTTGTCGATAAGAAGTATGTGCCCGAGGATGTGATGCGTGTCTTTGACATGGATCCTATTGTACTGCCTGCCTGGGATCCCATGGGCACGCTGGCACAGTAA
- the LOC117794252 gene encoding uncharacterized protein LOC117794252, protein MKFYLLVIVAVAFLAYVSSEGCVQCHSKTNVQCAVDPTSILAKDCKSNDGLCYARVQDGYTIRGCASELDNSTLRACNNELECQVCKFSEGCNRVLFPQHRAHCLQCSGNSTNSTCATEYNAAIKVCPIYRLGDKCFIRNSQRLADGSFQRGCLSSAQANKLCIKDGNCFTCDGRGCNALKPDNELIPLARDGAVSVILSLALLMGCAITSLTF, encoded by the exons ATGAAATTCTATTTGTTggtgattgttgctgttgcctttttgGCATATGTTAGTTCCG AGGGATGCGTACAATGCCACTCGAAGACTAATGTGCAGTGTGCCGTCGATCCAACATCCATTTTGGCCAAGGATTGCAAATCGAACGACGGACTGTGCTATGCACGAGTGCAGG ATGGATACACGATTCGTGGATGTGCCAGCGAGCTAGACAATAGCACACTGAGAGCATGCAACAATGAGTTGGAGTGTCAGGTGTGTAAGTTCTCCGAGGGCTGCAACCGTGTGCTCTTCCCACAACATCGCGCCCATTGCCTGCAGTGCTCCGGCAACTCAACCAACTCCACCTGCGCCACCGAATACAATGCCGCCATTAAAGTCTGTCCCATTTACCGTCTGGGTGACAAGTGCTTCATTCGCAACAGCCAGCGTCTGGCCGATGGCTCATTCCAACGCGGTTGCCTCAGCTCCGCTCAGGCCAACAAGCTGTGCATCAAGGACGGCAACTGTTTCACCTGTGATGGACGTGGCTGCAACGCCCTGAAGCCGGACAACGAGCTCATTCCGTTAGCTCGCGATGGCGCCGTCTCAGTCATCCTCTCGCTAGCATTGCTCATGGGTTGTGCCATTACCAGCTTGACTTTCTAA